One part of the Sorangiineae bacterium MSr11954 genome encodes these proteins:
- a CDS encoding VOC family protein — protein MILNPLDHLAIHVADRQAAEKTVSELLGHTRVQEMRLPCNEGTAHLSVMMEHGDRFHLVLCEGDGPSHPITQWVETRGPGVHHLAHRVDLLEQSLQNVVQGGGESVGSIVEADGLKQVFTTVSEDGILHEITQRAEKRRFVEGNTAKLIAIGASVDPVK, from the coding sequence ATGATCTTGAACCCCCTCGATCACTTGGCCATCCATGTGGCCGACCGCCAAGCAGCCGAGAAGACCGTGAGCGAGCTGCTCGGGCACACGCGGGTGCAGGAGATGCGCCTCCCGTGCAACGAAGGCACCGCCCATCTCTCCGTCATGATGGAGCACGGCGATCGCTTTCACTTGGTGCTCTGCGAGGGCGACGGTCCATCGCACCCCATCACGCAATGGGTGGAGACGCGAGGCCCCGGCGTGCACCACCTCGCGCACCGCGTGGATTTATTGGAGCAATCGCTCCAAAACGTGGTGCAGGGCGGCGGGGAGAGCGTGGGCTCTATCGTCGAGGCCGACGGGCTCAAACAGGTGTTCACCACCGTGAGCGAGGACGGCATCCTTCACGAGATCACGCAGCGCGCAGAAAAACGCCGCTTCGTGGAGGGCAACACGGCGAAGCTCATCGCCATCGGTGCCTCCGTCGACCCCGTGAAATAG
- a CDS encoding nitrilase family protein, translating to MTTPRPLKIATAQFENRSGDKAYNLATIDRLAARAKQAGADVVAFHECSVSGYTFARHLSRAQMLDLAEIVDSEGPSVRKLTAIARAHDIALLAGFFEKDRDGRLHKAHVCIEPERGLIAKFRKLHPFIHPDLLPGTEYVVFDLFGWKCGILICYDNNVIENVRATALLGAEIIFMPHVTMCTPSTRPGAGFVDPALWTNREADPTSLRLEFDGMKGRGWLMKWLPARAYDNGIYAVFSNAIGMDDDQLKNGCSMIVDPFGDVLAECRTLGDDIAVATCTHDKLEKAGGYRYRNARRPELFGTILGQPHVGRHRVAWMDEPSVDAGLEDESKNGNESKNDRESNR from the coding sequence ATGACGACCCCGCGCCCTCTGAAAATCGCGACCGCCCAGTTCGAGAACCGAAGCGGTGACAAAGCCTACAACCTGGCCACCATCGACCGCCTCGCGGCGCGGGCCAAGCAAGCGGGGGCCGACGTGGTCGCGTTTCACGAGTGCTCGGTGAGCGGCTACACCTTCGCGCGCCACCTCTCGAGGGCGCAGATGCTGGACCTGGCGGAGATCGTCGACAGCGAAGGTCCCAGCGTTCGAAAGCTCACGGCCATCGCCCGCGCGCACGATATCGCGTTGCTCGCGGGCTTCTTCGAAAAGGATCGGGACGGCCGCCTCCACAAGGCGCACGTCTGCATCGAGCCCGAGCGCGGTCTCATTGCCAAGTTCCGAAAGCTCCACCCCTTCATCCACCCCGATCTCCTGCCAGGGACCGAGTACGTCGTATTCGACCTATTCGGCTGGAAGTGTGGAATTTTGATTTGCTACGACAACAACGTCATCGAGAACGTGCGCGCGACGGCTTTGTTGGGGGCCGAGATCATCTTCATGCCGCACGTCACCATGTGCACGCCGTCCACCCGCCCCGGGGCCGGCTTCGTCGATCCGGCGCTGTGGACGAACCGCGAGGCCGATCCCACGTCGTTGCGGCTCGAGTTCGACGGGATGAAGGGCCGCGGGTGGCTCATGAAGTGGCTGCCCGCGCGCGCGTACGACAATGGCATTTACGCCGTCTTCTCGAACGCCATTGGCATGGACGACGATCAGTTGAAGAACGGCTGCTCCATGATCGTCGACCCCTTCGGCGATGTGCTCGCGGAGTGTCGCACCTTGGGCGATGACATCGCGGTGGCCACGTGCACCCACGACAAGCTGGAAAAGGCCGGCGGCTACCGTTACCGAAACGCCCGCCGCCCCGAGCTCTTTGGCACCATCCTCGGGCAACCCCACGTTGGACGCCACCGCGTGGCGTGGATGGACGAGCCCTCGGTCGATGCGGGGCTCGAGGACGAGAGCAAGAATGGGAACGAGAGCAAGAACGACCGCGAAAGCAACCGATAG
- the nudC gene encoding NAD(+) diphosphatase, whose product MSNVRPTRPADVSQRTWLLVHPKGIVVRREGDAVAFPTDEDVAQLAIDVSGAHHLGRLEGSEVDAFAVACNADVELPAPLVVSNLRELFIPLGDAQFWLAGRAAQVVDWASTHRFCGRCATATERVENERCLRCPACGLLSYPRISPAIIVLVRRDDRVLLARNARSTYGFYSVLAGFSEIGESLEETIVREVREEVGVEVTNARYFGSQPWPFPHSLMIGFTADWRSGEIRVDGEEIAHADWFPADALPPIPPRLSIARSLIDAWVADIHATRAAAEVGK is encoded by the coding sequence ATGAGCAACGTTCGCCCCACTCGCCCCGCCGATGTTTCGCAGCGCACGTGGCTGCTCGTGCACCCCAAGGGGATCGTGGTGCGGCGCGAAGGGGACGCCGTCGCATTTCCCACGGATGAAGACGTGGCCCAGCTCGCCATCGATGTGAGCGGCGCCCACCATTTGGGGCGGCTCGAGGGCAGCGAGGTCGACGCCTTTGCGGTCGCCTGCAACGCGGACGTCGAGCTGCCCGCGCCCTTGGTCGTCTCCAACCTTCGCGAGCTCTTCATTCCCCTGGGCGACGCGCAATTCTGGCTGGCCGGGCGCGCCGCGCAAGTGGTCGATTGGGCATCTACGCACCGCTTCTGCGGCCGCTGCGCCACGGCGACGGAGCGGGTCGAGAACGAGCGCTGCTTGCGCTGCCCCGCTTGCGGTCTTCTGTCGTATCCGCGTATCTCGCCCGCCATCATCGTGCTGGTCCGGCGCGACGACCGCGTGCTGCTCGCCCGCAACGCGCGCTCCACCTACGGCTTTTACAGCGTGCTCGCCGGCTTCTCGGAGATCGGCGAGTCGCTCGAGGAGACCATCGTTCGCGAGGTGCGCGAAGAAGTGGGCGTCGAGGTGACGAACGCGCGTTATTTCGGCAGCCAGCCATGGCCGTTTCCCCACTCGCTCATGATTGGGTTCACGGCCGACTGGAGGTCGGGCGAAATTCGCGTGGACGGCGAGGAGATCGCGCACGCCGACTGGTTCCCTGCCGATGCGCTCCCGCCGATCCCCCCGCGCCTGAGCATCGCGCGCAGCTTGATCGACGCATGGGTCGCCGATATCCATGCCACGCGGGCCGCCGCCGAGGTCGGTAAGTAA